CTCGGAAAGCACTACGGTATTCCGTTCCTGTCGCAGCGCGGCATTCTGTTCAACGACAGCGCGCTGGCAGTACAGGTGCCCTATGCGCGCGAAGACGACGCGATTGCATCGCAGACCAGTTCCACCGCTCAGGCCGCCGGCTGGATCTGGGACATCGGCCTGCCGACCCGGCGCGGCATTGGCCATGTCTACTCGAGCGCGCACATGGATGACCAGCAGGCCGACACCGCGCTGCGCGCCTATATCCGCGCCACTGGCGGACCCGAAGACATTCCTGCGCCGCGCAAGCTCGCCTTTCAACCCGGCTACCGCGAAAAATTCTGGCACCGCAACTGCGTCGCCATCGGGCTATCGGCCGGCTTCATCGAGCCGCTCGAAGCCTCGGCGCTGGCACTGGTCGAGCTCTCGGCCGCCATGCTGGCCGACGAGATGCCGGTCACGCGGGCGCAGATGGACACTTGCGCGGCGCGCTTTAACGCTACCTTCACCTATCGCTGGGAGCGGGTAATCGATTTCCTCAAGCTGCACTATGTACTGAGTTGTCGCGACGGCGGCGAAGACCCGGCCGGCTACTGGCGCGACAACCGTCGCGCCGGGACCATTCCCGACCGCCTGCAAGACCTGCTGGCCCTATGGAGGCACCGTCCGCCATCGCGCTACGACTTCGATCGCATCCAGGAAGTATTCCCGGCAGCGAGTTACCAGTATATTTTGTATGGGATGGGCTACCAATCCGAGTCTGGATTGGCCCGGCGCCAGCGCGTTGGCGAAGACAATGGCGAACTGGCGGACGGCTTCTTCCGCCAGGCTGCCGACCTTACCCGCAAGATGCTGCCGGCATTGCCCGACAACCGCGCGCTCATCGCGCACATCGTGCGCCATGGATTGCACCGGCATGACCGATAAACGATAAACGATAAACGACAAACGATAAAGAGACACCGAAATGGCCAAGCCTGTACTGCTCAATAACATCGAACACAAAGACCTGCGCGTGATCACCCGCCATGGCCAGGGCCTGGGCGACAGCCATCCCTATGTGCCGACCTTTGCGGGCGAATTTCGCTTGCTGCAAGCGCATTACCCGATCGTCTTCAGCAAGGTCGCCGAAGACCAGCCGTTCGAGCCGGTGGCGCTGTTCGGCTTCGAGAACGACGAAAACCTGTTTCTGACCGATAGCGGCTGGGATGCCACCACGATCCCGCTGCTGGTCGAGCGCCTGCCTTTCCTGATCGGCACGCACGGCGAAGAACTGATGATTCACATCGACCTCGACAGCCCGCGCATCAGCAAGACCGAAGGCGAGCCGCTGTTCCTCGAGCACGGTGGCATGACGCCTTATCTGGAGCACGTCAAT
Above is a genomic segment from Massilia sp. H6 containing:
- a CDS encoding tryptophan halogenase family protein, whose product is MVTTTIRHVVIVGGGSAGWLTAAVLASSFKAAEQGGVRVSLIESPDVPTIGVGEGTWPTMRDTLRSAGLSETDFFRECDAAFKQGSRFNRWVTGAPDDYYFHPFVLPQGYGDADLAGRWLEHHRSVPFADLTSYQPHLCVHGRAPKQASTPEFAAVANYGYHLDAGKFGLFLKRHCVEKLGVHYVPDHVTGIRSKDNGDIAALHTKAQGDLAGDLFVDCTGMQSLLLGKHYGIPFLSQRGILFNDSALAVQVPYAREDDAIASQTSSTAQAAGWIWDIGLPTRRGIGHVYSSAHMDDQQADTALRAYIRATGGPEDIPAPRKLAFQPGYREKFWHRNCVAIGLSAGFIEPLEASALALVELSAAMLADEMPVTRAQMDTCAARFNATFTYRWERVIDFLKLHYVLSCRDGGEDPAGYWRDNRRAGTIPDRLQDLLALWRHRPPSRYDFDRIQEVFPAASYQYILYGMGYQSESGLARRQRVGEDNGELADGFFRQAADLTRKMLPALPDNRALIAHIVRHGLHRHDR
- a CDS encoding SapC family protein gives rise to the protein MAKPVLLNNIEHKDLRVITRHGQGLGDSHPYVPTFAGEFRLLQAHYPIVFSKVAEDQPFEPVALFGFENDENLFLTDSGWDATTIPLLVERLPFLIGTHGEELMIHIDLDSPRISKTEGEPLFLEHGGMTPYLEHVNSMLLTVHQGMASNAGFIEALVKHELLESFALDVQLDDGSQHRMTGFYTIHEENLNKLDAAALDGLHQQGYLAAIFFQLASLSNFRALIERKNARNAAHG